One Nitrospira sp. DNA window includes the following coding sequences:
- a CDS encoding Dihydroorotase: MAILIQGGLVIDPGRFNGVADVLIEDGKISAVAPALKAPAGTTVLQAAGRLVLPGFVDLHVHFREPGFEYKETIESGTAAAVAGGFTSVCAMPNTNPVNDNQSITEFMLDRAKAAGKAHLYPIGAITKGSEGKELAEIGDLRRAGCVAISDDGRPVMNSLVMRRAMEYARAFDVPVVDHCEDLHLSEGGCMNEGLVSTELGLPGIPSAAEDVMVARNVSLAELTGARLHLAHISTAGSVRMVREAKSRGLKVTAEACPHHFTLTEELTRGYNTHAKMNPPLRTWQDVQAIKEGLRDGTIDVIATDHAPHASQEKQQEFTEAPFGIVGLETALSLTLALVEEGVLTIESAVEKLATAPAKAFNLNAGTLAVGAPADVTIVDPQAQWDVDPSRFRSKSRNTPFAGWKVKGRVTTTIVSGRVVFELERLDQLG, translated from the coding sequence GTGGCGATTCTGATTCAGGGCGGGCTTGTGATCGATCCCGGACGCTTCAACGGTGTGGCGGATGTCTTGATCGAGGACGGAAAGATTTCGGCGGTAGCGCCGGCGCTGAAAGCACCGGCCGGCACAACGGTGCTTCAAGCGGCCGGCCGGCTGGTCTTGCCAGGCTTCGTCGATCTCCACGTGCATTTTCGCGAGCCGGGGTTCGAATACAAGGAAACGATCGAGTCGGGGACAGCAGCCGCCGTCGCAGGCGGGTTCACCTCCGTCTGCGCCATGCCCAATACCAATCCCGTGAACGACAATCAGTCGATCACCGAATTCATGCTGGACCGCGCGAAAGCCGCCGGCAAGGCCCATCTCTACCCGATCGGCGCCATCACCAAGGGGTCGGAAGGGAAGGAGCTGGCGGAAATCGGAGACCTGCGCCGCGCCGGTTGCGTCGCGATCTCCGATGACGGGCGCCCGGTCATGAACAGTCTCGTCATGCGGCGCGCGATGGAATATGCTCGGGCCTTCGATGTGCCGGTCGTCGACCATTGTGAGGACTTGCACCTGTCCGAAGGCGGCTGCATGAACGAAGGGTTGGTCTCGACGGAACTCGGGTTGCCCGGCATTCCCTCCGCAGCGGAGGATGTGATGGTGGCGCGCAATGTCTCCCTGGCGGAACTCACCGGAGCCAGGCTGCATCTCGCCCACATCAGTACCGCCGGTTCGGTGCGCATGGTACGGGAGGCGAAGTCGCGCGGTCTCAAGGTCACGGCCGAGGCCTGCCCCCATCACTTTACCCTCACGGAGGAACTCACACGCGGCTACAACACCCATGCGAAAATGAACCCTCCGCTGAGGACTTGGCAGGATGTGCAGGCGATCAAGGAAGGGCTCCGTGACGGGACCATCGACGTCATTGCGACGGACCATGCCCCGCATGCCTCACAGGAAAAGCAGCAGGAATTTACCGAGGCGCCGTTCGGCATCGTCGGCTTGGAGACGGCCTTGTCGCTGACGCTGGCCTTGGTCGAGGAGGGCGTGCTCACCATCGAGTCGGCGGTGGAGAAACTGGCGACGGCACCGGCGAAGGCCTTCAACCTCAATGCCGGGACCTTGGCGGTCGGCGCTCCGGCCGACGTGACCATCGTCGATCCACAAGCGCAATGGGACGTCGATCCCTCACGGTTTCGCTCCAAGAGTCGCAATACGCCGTTCGCCGGTTGGAAGGTGAAGGGACGCGTGACGACCACCATCGTCTCCGGCCGGGTGGTGTTCGAGCTCGAACGGCTCGATCAGCTGGGCTGA
- a CDS encoding Carbamoyl-phosphate synthase small chain: MKKAILALADGTWFEGRALGAEGETVGEVVFNTAMTGYQEVLTDPSYRGQIVTMTCPHIGNYGVTPEDIESHRIWAEGFVIKESSRLASNWRSRATLQEYLQAANIVAIEGIDTRALTRHLREKGAQQGVISHLDLDHHRVAEKARQAPTIIGRDLAATVTCERRYPWTSGTGDWAPKLRMPHSGSTQAPKPLWRVVAYDFGVKQNILRRLVDVGCEVTVVPASTSAKEVLALNPHGLFLSNGPGDPEGVPYAMAALRELIGRLPIFGICLGHQLLGLALGFSTYKLTFGHHGANHPVIDLRTRKVEITSQNHNFAVRFPTDRPPQGLELPIVETPFGRVQMSHASLNDGSVEGMVCLDRPVFSVQYHPEASPGPHDSAYLFEEFTSLMEKQHA; the protein is encoded by the coding sequence GTGAAAAAAGCGATTCTTGCGCTCGCCGATGGAACCTGGTTCGAAGGGCGGGCGTTGGGGGCGGAAGGTGAAACGGTCGGCGAGGTCGTGTTCAACACGGCCATGACCGGCTATCAGGAAGTGCTGACTGATCCCTCCTACCGTGGGCAGATCGTAACCATGACCTGCCCGCATATCGGGAACTACGGAGTGACGCCGGAAGACATCGAATCGCATCGTATCTGGGCTGAGGGTTTCGTCATCAAGGAGTCCAGCCGGCTGGCGAGCAATTGGCGCAGCAGGGCGACGCTCCAGGAATATTTGCAGGCGGCGAACATCGTCGCCATCGAGGGCATCGATACCAGGGCCCTCACCAGACACCTGCGGGAGAAAGGCGCGCAACAGGGCGTAATTTCCCACCTCGACCTCGACCATCACCGGGTGGCGGAGAAGGCCCGGCAGGCCCCGACCATCATAGGACGCGATTTGGCGGCAACCGTCACCTGTGAGCGCCGCTATCCCTGGACGAGCGGCACGGGCGACTGGGCCCCGAAACTGCGGATGCCCCACTCCGGCAGCACGCAGGCACCGAAGCCCCTCTGGCGGGTGGTGGCCTATGATTTCGGAGTCAAACAGAATATTCTGCGCCGCCTCGTAGACGTCGGCTGCGAGGTCACGGTGGTCCCGGCATCAACTTCGGCCAAGGAGGTATTGGCCCTCAATCCCCACGGCTTGTTCCTCTCGAACGGTCCCGGCGACCCGGAAGGCGTGCCCTATGCCATGGCAGCCCTGCGCGAGTTGATCGGACGGTTGCCGATTTTCGGCATTTGCCTGGGCCACCAACTGCTCGGTCTGGCGCTCGGCTTCTCCACCTACAAACTCACGTTCGGCCACCATGGCGCGAACCATCCGGTCATCGATCTGCGGACGAGAAAAGTCGAGATCACGTCCCAGAACCACAATTTCGCCGTGCGCTTCCCGACCGATCGGCCGCCACAGGGCCTGGAGCTGCCGATCGTGGAGACCCCCTTCGGTCGTGTGCAGATGAGTCATGCCAGCCTGAACGACGGGTCCGTCGAGGGCATGGTCTGCCTGGACCGCCCGGTCTTTTCGGTCCAGTATCATCCGGAGGCCTCGCCGGGTCCCCACGATTCAGCCTACCTCTTTGAGGAATTTACCTCGTTGATGGAGAAACAACATGCCTAG
- a CDS encoding Periplasmic serine proteases (ClpP class), with protein sequence MPSPWQLFTGLTVLVIALMQAACVTINLPPGPGTLEEHKVSGSGKDKVLLMDISGVISSENKDGFYSSPGMLATVKEELERAAKDERVKAIVLRINSPGGTVTASDIIYHELKNFKTTRKIPVVASIMDVGASGGYYIASAADAVLAHPSSVTGSIGVIMLTVNARGLLEKVGVETNAVTSGPRKDMGSPFRAMLPEERAIFQGVIDGFYQRFLQVVQEGRPGLSGDLIKKLADGRIYSGDQAKASGLVDDIGYLDDAVELAKKKAGLTEARVVTYRRPGEYQNNIYSRLIGPGPSFANLANFDLLSMVRGGSPQFMYLWMP encoded by the coding sequence ATGCCTAGTCCTTGGCAACTCTTTACAGGTCTCACCGTGCTGGTGATCGCCCTGATGCAGGCCGCTTGTGTGACGATCAACCTGCCTCCCGGACCGGGAACCCTCGAAGAACATAAGGTCAGCGGCAGCGGCAAGGACAAGGTCTTGCTGATGGATATCTCAGGGGTCATCAGTTCGGAGAACAAGGACGGGTTTTATTCGTCGCCCGGCATGCTCGCCACCGTCAAGGAAGAATTGGAGCGGGCCGCGAAGGACGAGCGGGTCAAGGCCATCGTCCTGCGGATCAACAGTCCGGGCGGCACGGTCACGGCATCCGACATCATTTATCACGAGCTCAAGAACTTCAAAACCACCCGCAAGATTCCCGTGGTGGCATCGATCATGGATGTGGGCGCCTCCGGCGGCTACTATATCGCCTCGGCGGCCGATGCGGTGCTGGCCCATCCGTCATCCGTCACGGGAAGCATCGGGGTCATCATGCTGACCGTCAATGCTCGAGGACTCTTGGAAAAGGTCGGCGTCGAGACGAATGCCGTGACCTCCGGACCGCGCAAGGATATGGGGTCGCCGTTCCGGGCGATGTTGCCTGAGGAGCGCGCTATTTTCCAAGGTGTCATCGACGGGTTTTATCAGCGGTTTCTCCAGGTCGTCCAGGAGGGACGCCCCGGCCTGTCCGGCGACCTCATCAAGAAGCTGGCAGACGGGCGCATCTATTCCGGCGACCAGGCCAAAGCGTCAGGCCTGGTCGATGACATCGGATATCTCGACGATGCCGTCGAGTTGGCCAAGAAGAAAGCCGGACTGACGGAGGCGCGGGTGGTGACCTATCGACGGCCCGGTGAATATCAAAATAACATCTATTCGCGGCTCATCGGACCGGGACCGTCCTTCGCCAACCTGGCGAATTTCGATCTACTGTCGATGGTACGGGGAGGGTCGCCCCAGTTTATGTATCTTTGGATGCCCTGA
- a CDS encoding Zn-dependent protease with chaperone function, whose amino-acid sequence MHPSSNHSIETLLSTRVGRRAVLAWGGRAAYVLATTLGLGATAGLLQSIAGCQRAPGTARDQFIYFSEEKEMAMGLSAFREVLRQAPLSDNAELTQMVHRVGERIAKAANKPEYQWEFAVIQDDRTVNAFALPGGKVAVFTGILKVTKNEDGLATVMGHEVAHALQRHGAERMSRGILEQIGQLAALGAGAASGRPDAAMAAMTAYGVGVSLPFDRKQESEADYIGLRLMAQAGYDPREAVAFWERMSGCPRAMINKLCFRSQQAIPEFLSTHPSDVTRINQIEAWIPEALKHYHPPGKPPAIPSGPIQPYRPPVGPMPEAPLPTG is encoded by the coding sequence ATGCATCCCTCATCAAATCATTCAATCGAGACCCTGCTGAGCACAAGGGTTGGACGACGTGCGGTCCTGGCATGGGGCGGGCGCGCGGCCTATGTGCTCGCCACCACGCTGGGGCTCGGAGCAACGGCGGGTTTGCTGCAATCGATCGCCGGCTGCCAGCGGGCACCAGGGACCGCCCGGGACCAATTCATTTACTTCTCGGAAGAGAAAGAAATGGCCATGGGCCTTTCGGCTTTTCGAGAAGTGCTGCGGCAGGCCCCGTTGAGCGACAATGCGGAACTGACTCAAATGGTGCACCGGGTGGGGGAGCGCATCGCCAAGGCGGCAAACAAACCGGAGTATCAATGGGAGTTCGCCGTGATTCAGGACGATCGCACCGTCAATGCCTTTGCCCTTCCCGGAGGCAAGGTGGCGGTGTTCACCGGTATTTTGAAAGTGACGAAGAATGAAGATGGACTGGCGACGGTGATGGGGCATGAGGTCGCCCATGCCCTGCAGCGGCACGGAGCGGAACGGATGAGCCGCGGCATTCTCGAACAGATCGGACAGCTTGCGGCCTTGGGAGCCGGCGCAGCCAGCGGGCGTCCGGATGCGGCCATGGCGGCCATGACGGCCTACGGCGTCGGTGTGTCGCTGCCTTTCGACCGCAAACAGGAATCGGAAGCGGACTATATCGGTCTGCGTCTGATGGCGCAGGCGGGCTACGACCCGCGCGAAGCGGTCGCGTTTTGGGAACGGATGAGCGGCTGTCCCAGGGCCATGATCAACAAGCTCTGCTTCCGTTCGCAACAGGCGATCCCGGAATTTCTCTCGACGCATCCCTCGGACGTCACCCGGATCAATCAAATCGAAGCCTGGATTCCGGAGGCGTTGAAACACTATCACCCGCCGGGCAAGCCCCCGGCGATCCCGTCCGGTCCGATTCAACCCTACCGGCCTCCGGTGGGCCCCATGCCCGAGGCGCCCCTGCCGACCGGCTAA
- a CDS encoding Carbamoyl-phosphate synthase large chain, which translates to MPRRTDIRSILLIGSGPIVIGQACEFDYSGTQACKALKEEGYRVVLINSNPATIMTDPDFADRTYIEPITLEVVEKVIECERPDALLPTMGGQTALNTAIGLAKRGVLEKYGVTLIGASIDAIHKAEDRDAFRQAMWKIGLRVPDSGVATSLAEAEQQLERIKFPAIVRPSFTMGGTGGNIAYNIEEFRTQVEWGLAMSPVRQVLIEQSVIGWKEFELEVMRDVKDNVVIVCPIENLDPMGVHTGDSITVAPALTLTDKEYQMMRDAALRIIREIGVDTGGANIQFGMNPVNGEMVVIEMNPRVSRSSALASKATGFPIAKIAAKLAVGYSLDEITNDITGVTKASFEPTIDYVVVKIPRFAFQKFPGADPTLTTQMKSVGEAMAIGRTFKESLQKAIRSMEVDQFGFSSKMGLDLGLPQDLNREEAVAQVRRAVRTPLPDRLWRLADGMRLGMTNQELFALTKIDPWFLEQIREIVSFELRLVAERGKVGTAGLDRELLVEAKELGFSDERMARLLDVEQQTVRGWRLALEKGAQPRSVTYKRVDTCAAEFEAHTPYLYSTYERECEARPTDRKKVVILGGGPNRIGQGIEFDYCCVHAAMALREEGLETIMVNCNPETVSTDYDTSDRLYFEPLTEEDVLNIVQREQPMGVVLQFGGQTPLKLALSLSRAGVTILGTSPDAIDRAEDRARFRELLDKLGLRQAESGMARSVEEAVKIAAAITYPVMVRPSYVLGGRSMQIVYDETGLLAYMGSAVKASDKHPVLIDKYLRDAIEIDADAISDGTTVVVAGIMEHIEEAGVHSGDSACSLPPYTLDASIIEEIRRQMTALALELGVIGLMNAQFAVKDRTIYVLEVNPRGSRTVPFVSKAIGVPLAKLAMKVMVGKSLQQLNFTSAPTPAHLSVKEAVFPFTKFAGVDVLLGPEMKSTGEVMGIDSDFGWAFVKSQAGAGAMLPTSGTAFISVKSEDRVGAYDVARRLAALGFRITATSGTALHLSERGLCVDVVNKVQEGRPHVVDHIKNGDVALVVNTVRTASAQTDSLSIRREALHKGVPYYTTMRGALAAVMGIEALLKKGLAIRALQEYHRVN; encoded by the coding sequence GTGCCACGACGGACAGACATCCGCTCCATACTCTTGATCGGCTCCGGCCCCATCGTCATCGGCCAGGCCTGCGAATTCGACTATTCCGGCACCCAGGCCTGCAAGGCCCTCAAGGAAGAGGGCTACCGCGTCGTCCTGATCAACAGCAATCCCGCCACGATCATGACGGACCCGGATTTTGCCGACCGGACCTATATCGAACCGATCACGCTGGAAGTGGTGGAGAAGGTGATCGAGTGCGAGCGACCGGATGCGCTCCTGCCGACCATGGGCGGACAGACCGCCTTGAACACGGCGATCGGCTTGGCCAAGCGGGGCGTACTGGAAAAGTACGGCGTCACACTGATCGGGGCGTCGATCGACGCCATCCATAAGGCGGAAGATCGCGACGCCTTCCGCCAAGCCATGTGGAAAATCGGGCTGCGTGTGCCGGACAGCGGCGTGGCGACGTCCCTGGCGGAGGCGGAGCAACAACTCGAACGGATCAAATTCCCGGCGATCGTCCGGCCCTCGTTCACAATGGGAGGGACCGGCGGCAACATCGCCTACAACATCGAGGAATTTCGCACCCAGGTGGAGTGGGGCCTGGCCATGAGCCCGGTCCGCCAGGTCCTGATCGAACAGTCGGTCATCGGCTGGAAAGAGTTCGAACTCGAAGTGATGCGCGACGTGAAGGACAATGTGGTGATCGTCTGTCCGATCGAGAACCTCGACCCGATGGGCGTGCACACCGGCGACAGCATCACCGTCGCCCCCGCCCTCACGTTGACCGACAAAGAATATCAAATGATGCGGGATGCGGCCCTGCGCATCATTCGGGAGATCGGCGTCGATACAGGCGGAGCGAACATCCAGTTCGGCATGAATCCCGTCAACGGCGAGATGGTCGTCATCGAAATGAATCCGCGGGTGTCCCGGAGTTCAGCCCTCGCCTCGAAGGCGACGGGATTTCCCATCGCGAAGATCGCGGCAAAACTGGCGGTCGGCTACAGCCTGGATGAGATCACGAACGACATCACCGGGGTGACCAAGGCCTCGTTCGAACCGACCATCGACTATGTCGTCGTCAAGATCCCCCGCTTCGCCTTTCAGAAGTTCCCCGGCGCCGATCCGACCTTGACCACGCAGATGAAGTCGGTCGGCGAAGCCATGGCGATCGGGCGGACCTTCAAGGAGTCGCTCCAGAAGGCGATCCGCTCCATGGAGGTCGATCAATTCGGCTTCAGTTCGAAGATGGGGCTCGATCTGGGACTGCCGCAGGACTTGAACCGCGAGGAGGCCGTGGCGCAGGTTCGGAGAGCCGTGCGCACCCCGCTACCCGACCGGCTCTGGCGGCTGGCGGACGGCATGCGCCTCGGCATGACGAACCAGGAATTATTTGCCCTCACCAAAATCGACCCCTGGTTTCTGGAGCAGATCCGCGAGATCGTGTCGTTCGAACTGCGGCTCGTCGCCGAACGGGGGAAGGTCGGAACCGCGGGACTCGACCGGGAACTGTTGGTGGAGGCGAAGGAGTTGGGTTTCTCCGATGAACGCATGGCCAGGCTGCTCGATGTGGAACAACAGACCGTTCGAGGCTGGCGTCTGGCGCTGGAGAAGGGGGCACAGCCCCGTAGCGTGACCTATAAGCGCGTCGATACCTGCGCTGCCGAGTTTGAGGCGCACACGCCCTATCTCTACTCGACCTACGAGCGGGAATGCGAAGCCCGACCGACGGATCGGAAGAAAGTGGTCATTCTGGGCGGCGGCCCGAACCGGATCGGGCAGGGGATCGAATTCGACTACTGTTGCGTGCATGCCGCGATGGCCCTGCGCGAGGAGGGGCTCGAGACCATCATGGTCAACTGCAATCCCGAGACGGTGAGCACGGACTACGATACCTCGGACCGCCTCTACTTCGAACCGCTCACGGAAGAAGACGTCCTGAACATCGTGCAGCGGGAACAGCCGATGGGCGTGGTGCTGCAATTCGGAGGACAGACCCCCTTGAAGCTGGCGCTCTCCCTGTCCAGGGCCGGCGTGACGATTCTCGGCACCAGCCCCGATGCGATCGATCGCGCCGAAGATCGAGCACGGTTCCGCGAGCTGCTCGACAAACTCGGCCTGCGGCAGGCTGAAAGCGGCATGGCACGCTCCGTGGAGGAGGCCGTGAAGATCGCCGCCGCCATCACCTATCCGGTCATGGTACGGCCGTCCTATGTACTCGGCGGGCGATCCATGCAAATCGTCTACGATGAGACGGGATTGCTCGCCTACATGGGCTCGGCGGTCAAGGCATCGGACAAACACCCGGTCCTGATCGATAAGTATTTACGCGATGCGATCGAAATCGACGCCGATGCGATTTCCGACGGAACGACCGTCGTGGTGGCGGGGATCATGGAACATATCGAGGAGGCCGGTGTCCACTCGGGCGACTCGGCCTGCTCGCTTCCACCCTATACCTTGGATGCGTCGATCATCGAAGAAATCCGGCGGCAAATGACGGCACTGGCGCTGGAACTCGGCGTGATCGGCCTGATGAACGCGCAATTCGCCGTGAAGGACCGGACGATCTACGTCCTGGAGGTGAATCCGCGCGGTTCGCGGACGGTGCCTTTCGTCAGTAAGGCCATCGGGGTTCCCTTGGCGAAGCTGGCCATGAAGGTGATGGTCGGGAAATCGCTCCAACAACTGAATTTCACCAGCGCCCCGACACCGGCGCACCTCTCGGTCAAAGAGGCGGTGTTCCCCTTCACGAAGTTCGCAGGGGTTGACGTGCTGTTGGGGCCCGAAATGAAATCGACCGGAGAAGTGATGGGAATCGACAGCGATTTCGGCTGGGCCTTCGTCAAGTCCCAGGCCGGAGCCGGAGCCATGCTGCCGACCTCCGGCACCGCCTTTATCAGCGTCAAGAGCGAAGACCGGGTAGGAGCCTACGACGTGGCTCGGCGGCTCGCTGCGCTGGGGTTCCGTATCACGGCGACCTCCGGCACGGCGTTGCATCTGAGCGAGCGGGGACTCTGCGTGGATGTCGTCAATAAGGTGCAGGAAGGTCGCCCACACGTCGTGGACCATATCAAGAACGGAGACGTGGCCTTGGTCGTCAACACCGTGCGCACCGCGTCGGCCCAGACCGATTCCCTGTCCATTCGACGCGAGGCGCTGCACAAGGGCGTCCCCTACTACACCACCATGCGGGGGGCCTTGGCGGCGGTGATGGGGATCGAAGCCTTGCTGAAAAAGGGGCTTGCCATTCGCGCGTTGCAGGAGTATCACCGGGTGAATTGA
- a CDS encoding Transcription elongation factor GreA, with protein sequence MPTPITRKGYEALKAELDRLHKVERPRVIEAIAEARAHGDLSENAEYDAAKERQGFIEARLAELKGKLADARIIDIAGRTSETVVFGATVVLIEQEAQEKKQYTLVGQDEADLKLSRISVQSPVGRALIGKRVGDLVEVKTPAKLVEYEVVEIRFEEL encoded by the coding sequence ATGCCGACACCGATCACGAGAAAAGGGTATGAAGCGCTGAAAGCCGAACTGGATCGATTGCATAAAGTCGAGCGGCCGCGAGTAATCGAAGCGATTGCGGAAGCCCGCGCACACGGCGATCTGAGCGAGAACGCGGAGTACGACGCCGCCAAAGAGCGTCAAGGCTTCATCGAAGCGCGGCTGGCCGAACTGAAAGGCAAACTCGCCGACGCCCGCATCATCGACATCGCAGGGCGCACCAGCGAGACCGTGGTCTTCGGCGCGACCGTGGTCCTGATCGAGCAGGAAGCGCAGGAGAAAAAACAGTATACCCTGGTCGGACAGGATGAAGCGGATTTGAAATTGTCGCGTATCTCCGTCCAATCGCCGGTCGGCCGCGCGCTCATCGGCAAACGGGTCGGAGATCTGGTGGAAGTGAAAACTCCCGCCAAGCTCGTCGAGTACGAAGTCGTGGAAATTCGGTTCGAAGAATTGTAA
- a CDS encoding Putative transporter, giving the protein MKQPSLYRLSAILLGLTLAACTSPDAPTPSARTAPATQATSREPDVQTMLIETAPSPPLTLSARITYAEDGFSKISSPLQGPVLDVRAKLGQAVKAGEVLLVIDAADIARAYAAYIEEISELGLAERNYELTKDLYRAQAMALKDLEHAENDVNRERAEFKQAKERLLSLRVPAAELSKPLAQQQITSRFELRSPLTGTVVERNVTLGQIVGPASDAPLFTVADLDQLQVIADVYERDLSGITIGSVATMTVEAYPGIEFPATIAVIGDVVDPATRTIKIRASVSNEARRLKPDMFARLMIPGDRVRPKFLIPRQAVLERSGKQWIVVRQDTGRYEERMVAIDSVEGNQVTIREGLTAGERLVLTPSTIDRPATDDPFTGGA; this is encoded by the coding sequence ATGAAACAACCGTCGCTGTATCGGCTGTCGGCGATCCTCTTGGGTCTTACCCTCGCAGCCTGTACCAGTCCTGATGCACCAACTCCCTCAGCCCGAACAGCTCCGGCGACGCAGGCCACGAGCCGCGAACCGGACGTGCAGACGATGCTGATCGAAACAGCGCCCTCGCCGCCCCTGACCCTCTCGGCTCGGATCACCTATGCCGAGGACGGGTTTTCAAAAATTTCCTCACCCCTGCAGGGACCGGTGCTCGATGTCCGGGCGAAACTCGGCCAGGCGGTCAAGGCCGGTGAGGTTTTGCTCGTGATCGATGCGGCCGATATCGCCAGGGCCTACGCCGCCTACATCGAGGAAATATCCGAATTGGGGCTTGCAGAACGGAACTATGAGCTGACGAAGGATCTGTACCGCGCCCAAGCCATGGCCCTCAAGGATCTCGAACATGCGGAAAACGATGTGAACCGCGAACGGGCGGAGTTCAAACAGGCCAAGGAACGGTTGCTCTCGCTGCGCGTGCCGGCCGCTGAACTGAGCAAGCCCCTCGCGCAGCAGCAGATCACCTCGCGATTCGAACTGCGAAGCCCCTTGACGGGAACGGTGGTCGAACGCAATGTCACGCTGGGGCAAATCGTCGGCCCCGCCTCCGACGCCCCGCTGTTTACCGTAGCCGATCTCGACCAGTTGCAGGTCATCGCCGACGTGTATGAACGGGATTTGTCGGGCATCACGATCGGTTCCGTCGCGACGATGACGGTCGAGGCCTATCCCGGCATCGAATTTCCCGCCACGATTGCGGTGATCGGCGATGTGGTCGATCCGGCGACGCGCACCATCAAAATTCGCGCCTCTGTCTCGAACGAAGCCCGGCGCTTGAAGCCGGACATGTTTGCACGATTGATGATTCCAGGCGACAGGGTCCGCCCGAAGTTTCTGATCCCACGGCAAGCGGTCCTCGAACGGTCCGGCAAACAATGGATCGTCGTCCGACAGGACACAGGCCGTTATGAAGAGCGAATGGTGGCGATCGACAGCGTGGAGGGGAATCAGGTGACGATCCGGGAGGGGCTGACGGCCGGAGAACGGCTCGTCCTCACCCCTTCGACCATCGACCGGCCGGCAACGGATGATCCATTCACCGGTGGAGCATAA
- a CDS encoding Adenosylmethionine-8-amino-7-oxononanoate aminotransferase gives MSTPSKTARLAAWDRTYLWHPFTQMQEWEREMPVIIERGKGSYLIDTEGRKYLDGTSSIWVNLHGHRHPRLDRALTAQLRNIAHSTFLGLSNPPAIRLARELIRLAPKGLRRVFYSDNGSTAVEVALKMAVQYWQQRHPEAGSKQTFVHLKLAYHGDTIGAVSVGNIELFHARFKPLLFPTLQVDPPYCYRCPLGLTYPACRMACIDPLEAILKTRHREVAGVILEPLVQAAAGMITAPLGYLKRVRDLCTEHNVLLIADEVATGFGRTGKIFACRHEGVTPDLMAISKGLTGGYMPLAATLATEEIYRAFLGRYEEWKTFFHGHSYTGNPLGCAVALANLAVFRQEKTLVHVRKQAKLLGRLLRPLSLQPHVGDIRQCGLMVGIELVQDRMKRTPYPLELRIGHRVAQACRARGLLLRPLGNILVLVPPLSTSQRELARMVAILHSAVAETTEGRAASS, from the coding sequence ATGTCTACACCGTCCAAGACCGCCCGACTCGCCGCATGGGACCGGACCTATCTATGGCATCCGTTCACGCAGATGCAGGAGTGGGAACGGGAGATGCCGGTGATCATCGAAAGGGGCAAGGGCTCCTACCTCATCGACACGGAGGGGCGGAAATATCTCGACGGCACCTCTTCCATCTGGGTCAATCTGCATGGTCATCGGCATCCGCGATTGGATCGCGCCCTGACGGCGCAGCTTCGGAACATTGCCCATTCGACCTTCCTCGGCCTGTCGAATCCACCGGCGATCCGGTTGGCTCGTGAACTGATTCGTCTCGCGCCGAAGGGCCTTCGGCGGGTGTTCTATTCCGACAACGGTTCGACGGCGGTCGAAGTGGCACTCAAGATGGCGGTGCAGTACTGGCAACAACGGCATCCGGAGGCCGGGTCGAAGCAGACCTTTGTCCATTTGAAACTGGCATACCACGGCGACACGATCGGTGCGGTCAGTGTGGGGAATATCGAACTGTTCCATGCCAGGTTCAAACCCCTCCTGTTTCCCACCCTCCAGGTCGATCCGCCCTATTGTTACCGCTGCCCGCTCGGCTTGACCTACCCTGCCTGCCGCATGGCCTGCATCGATCCGCTTGAGGCGATCTTGAAAACACGCCACCGCGAGGTGGCCGGTGTGATTCTCGAACCCTTGGTCCAAGCCGCCGCAGGGATGATCACCGCACCGCTCGGCTATCTCAAGCGAGTCCGCGACCTTTGCACCGAACACAATGTATTGTTGATCGCCGACGAGGTGGCGACCGGCTTCGGCCGAACCGGCAAAATATTCGCCTGCCGGCACGAGGGGGTGACACCGGATCTGATGGCGATCAGCAAGGGGTTGACCGGAGGCTACATGCCTCTGGCGGCAACCTTGGCGACCGAGGAAATCTATCGTGCGTTCTTGGGTCGATATGAAGAGTGGAAAACCTTCTTCCATGGACATAGTTACACGGGCAATCCCCTGGGTTGCGCGGTGGCGCTGGCGAACCTCGCGGTGTTCCGGCAGGAAAAAACCCTCGTCCATGTGCGCAAGCAGGCCAAACTGCTCGGCCGTCTGTTGCGTCCCCTGTCGTTGCAGCCTCATGTGGGCGACATTCGTCAATGCGGACTCATGGTCGGGATTGAACTGGTGCAAGACCGGATGAAGCGGACCCCCTACCCGCTTGAACTGCGCATCGGCCATCGCGTTGCTCAAGCCTGCCGGGCGCGCGGGCTTCTGCTCAGGCCGCTCGGCAACATCCTCGTGCTGGTCCCTCCCCTCTCCACCAGCCAGCGGGAGTTGGCCCGCATGGTTGCAATTCTGCACAGCGCCGTCGCCGAGACGACCGAAGGTCGCGCAGCTTCCTCATAG